A region of Bacteroidota bacterium DNA encodes the following proteins:
- a CDS encoding Crp/Fnr family transcriptional regulator — MKTINVVKGQVLQTKGELDTKVYVVQSGLLRSYSIDENGKEHIYLFAPEEWIIADACRRDEPCELFIDAIEDATVTVHEKVLGTKIVDQQPFINRLRVLQNRIILLMSASAIERYEHFVETYPDIVQRVPQRMIASYLGMTPEALSKVKSARVKGKVAKE, encoded by the coding sequence TTGAAGACAATCAACGTAGTTAAAGGTCAGGTTTTACAGACAAAAGGCGAATTGGATACGAAGGTCTACGTAGTGCAATCTGGCTTGCTCAGGAGCTATAGCATCGATGAAAATGGTAAAGAGCATATCTATCTCTTTGCGCCAGAAGAATGGATCATTGCAGATGCCTGCCGGCGGGATGAACCGTGCGAATTGTTTATTGATGCCATCGAAGACGCAACCGTCACTGTACATGAAAAAGTGCTGGGTACCAAGATTGTAGACCAACAACCTTTTATCAATCGCCTTCGCGTGTTGCAGAACCGGATTATCCTGTTGATGAGTGCTTCAGCCATCGAACGGTATGAGCACTTTGTTGAGACCTACCCAGACATTGTTCAACGCGTGCCCCAGCGTATGATCGCCTCCTATTTGGGGATGACGCCCGAGGCGCTGAGTAAAGTCAAAAGTGCACGTGTGAAAGGCAAAGTGGCTAAAGAATAA